A stretch of DNA from Malus sylvestris chromosome 9, drMalSylv7.2, whole genome shotgun sequence:
AATGATCCATGggaaaaatacagaaaatgaTTTGCAGCAAACCTTAGCGTGTTCTAGCTCTTCCAAGAGCAAAACTCCAGCTCCTTCTCCAATGACAAATCCATCGCGATTCTTTTCAAATagcaaataaaatttcaagttAGGGATGAGGGATACGAAAATCCTAGTTTGAGGCTGAGAGAAGATGCATTACAATATCCCAAGGGCATGAAGCTTTGGTCGGTTCACTATTCCTTTGAGACAGCGCCTTGCACGCCAAAAACCCTCCCAAGCCTGCACTTTAATGATCCATGAAACTCGAGTAAGTTCACACGCTGCAGGGATTGTAAACTGAATTACGATATGGAGAATGACAAGTAGTACACCTATGGGGATAATAGCTGCTTCGGATCCACCACAAAGCATCAGGTCCTGCAAATTTCAGCAAGTTTTGGTAAGAGCATTCAGTTAAATGATCCAAAAGTGCACATTGTATATTATGTCTGTCTAAAAGCTGGTGAAAACTTACGGTTTCACCTCGCGAAATATGATATGCAGCATTCAGCATACAAAAGTTACTTGTTGCACAAGCTGTAGATATTGAGTAGTTAGGGCCCATCCAACCCTGCCATTCGACAACTTAGATATGGCTACAAGGTTTCAAAAACCTATCCGGAGATTCTAACACTTCCTCTAAACTTACCAAATCCATTGCTAGCATGGCAGAACCCATGTTAGTTGTCGAGAAAGGTATACAGAATGGATTCATCTTCTTGTACGAAATCCTCAATGCTTCTATTCCGTCATTAAAAACCTGACAGAGTTTATCATAAGTAGGTAACAAGTAGAAGATACATAACCTAGTTCTTGAACCCTTTGAAGTAACTAGATACTGCACACGAAAATAAATTTCGTGCTGTATTCCACATCGTGCCTCAAGGCTCGAGCGATAGTCAAAACTGAAATTTTCTAGTCTATCTGAATTTGTAGCTAATTTGTATATAAAGCTTAACTTACTTTCATGCCTCCGAGTGCAGAGCCAATTATGACTCCACATCTACTTTTATCTAAATTTCTGTTAACTTCTTCTGTGACCCCGCTATCTGCCAATGCCTTTTTCCCGGCAGTGATCAAGTAAAGCATAAATTTGTCTGCCCTCTTAGCGATCTTCGGTGAGACCCATCCATCTGTTAAGAAACTCTTTATTTCTCCAGCAATTCTCTGTTGTAAAAGGAAAACTAGAGTCAACAAATGTAGATACAATGCAACAGAATGAAACTGAGGCAAAGAAAACCTACTGTCGGAAATTGCGCGCAGTCAAAAGTCTCTATCTTACTTATGCCACTGATACCTTCAAGAAGACTGTTGTAGAAGACATCTGGATCATGCCCGAGAGGGGTTACCACACCCAATCCCGTAACAACAACCCGCCTTTGTTTCGTTAgaagttttttatttgttgtgaCTTCCTCTGCATTTTGCACTGGCATAGCGATAGCTTTGCCTAACAACATGTTCAAATTGGCAGATCAAAACCAACAAGAGTTATCAGGCCTTTTAGGTACTTAGAGAAGCAACAAGGATTAAGTTGAACTACAAGGAAATCCATGACAATCAAACAAAATAGTCACTTTCTGAAACGAATGTATAATTTACCAGAGTGAACAACCCCATTCATGTGCATTCGCCTTCCAGTCCTCGACATGGTTTTTGATCCAAAGAAGGCCAAAGAGTCATACATTACTTTGAAATTGTAATATTTGTCACACGGCTCAAAATCTAGGCAAGAGCTCAAATTGCTAGCAGAATCAACACCGACGCCATAGCTGCATTTCAAAATGAGTTTCTTTCTCCGAGCCTGCTGAAACTTTCTCTTAGGAGACTGAAACATAGAGGACCTCATAGGGTGGTCTTTTTCATGTGCAGAAGATAAGCAAGCAGAAGGTATCCGCGCAGAAGGCGAAGCCATTGAAGACAATGAGAAAATTCACAGAGACAAAACCAACAAGTTCCCCGGATGGAAAATCTAAAAAAGGGTCGCAatatataagaaaaataaaattgagaagCCAAATCAAGCATGCGTAGAGAACCAAAAACCCTCTATAAACCCTATATTATAATCCTGGAACTGAGAAGACCATTTAAATAAGGGAAGTTAGATGTTTGAACTGTCTAGCCAAAATGTTTTAACTTCCCTCCTCACACAAATTCTCTCTTCCTAAAAATTAGCAACTTTGGTGCCCTCATGAAGAAAAGGCAGGCATATGCAGTGCCCCAAACAAGGAGACTAGTGATAACACTTCTTAAAACGGGTACGTGAATGGCTTGAGATACTGCCGCAGTAATATCTCAGTTGCAGGTAAGTTTCTTTCCCACACAAAAAATTTCCGGCATAACACTCGACAAAGAATTTCAAACAACTCCACCTCTATCCCCATACCCTAGAAACTAAAATTGATTGGGAAGACTTACTAGTTGGTTTGGCTTCTGCTTAACAAAAACGCAGTGCTACTGCTACATCAGCATCTGCAAAATTAAGCCTGCCAAAAGCAGCACGCTGGCTGTTTCGCAATTTACTGCAGTGAAGCAACGGATAGAATGTCAAGGATTGCATATTTTATAGTTCttgaccccccccccccccaagtaTTTATTTATTGACTTAAAAAGGATGCCTAAAAGATATTCTACGGCATTCTGAATATTCCTGCAGGCACATCATTTTCTAGAGTTTATAAACCGGCATTCCGTCAATATATCGTAAACTTGTAGCACACTCTAACCCGCCCCCTCCTCCCCCCTCCCCTGTGTGTTGACAAAAGCACTACTCGTGACGTGCCCATGTTTTATCAAAGAGAATATTTGTGTCGAAAAACAAAGACGTCATATTTGTCGTCATGAGCACAAGTAtcaacaccaaaaaaaaaaaatatcgagCTAAACCTACTCCTAACAAGTTGCTGCCTTTTCATCCCCTGTAACATAGGAGGCTTGGGGATCAAGTCAGATGAAGTCAGATGAAGTACAAAACCTAGCTAGAGCTTGGAAATATTCTTATTTAGGGATTCAGCTTGCCGGTTTCGGAATTAAGACAAGGAATGACGAATATGAGAAAAATGGCCTCTGTTTCGTAAAATTTGTGAAAAATGTCAATTGATCCGTAGGCGGGGACGAACGCCACGACGATCGAGATCATTGCTCTGCTTCGACGGAGCTTTTAACGCGACCCCAAGCCAGGCAGGGTTACCcaaatttaagcatatcaataagctgaggaaaaaaaacttataaggattcccctagtaacaGCAAGCGAACCGAAAATAGCCCAACTTGAGAATCAGACGTGTCACATTTATACCGTGATTAATGCAACCCCGAATATGACCGGACGACTTTTACAATTAATTTGAGTTTAGCTTTCGAAACATATCTGTAAGGTTGATCAAACATGTCACATAATTAGGTGCCTGATCAAAAAATTTATCGTGGGCTTGGGCCCCTTCCTCAATATCTAGTAAAAGAAAAGGCTTGTGAGTctgtaaatttcaaaatttaaattgtttttaccGTTAGATGATTCCAACGGTCGTATAAAACATCCCTCTTTGAGGTGTGTGCAGCGTGGTCTCAGAATTGAGAATTCCCCTTTTTATAATCGTCAATTTCCCACCTTTCCGCCCAAACCTTTAGCTCAAAAGAACCCTTTCTGGTGTTTCAGCAATAAACCAAGATAACCCATCAATGGCTGCCCCTGAGCAATCCAAAAATCGTCGATACGAAGAAAAAGATGAAGACTTGTGGGAAATCGGAGAGTCCGAGTCCGACCCAGAATACGATTCGGATGAGTCAATGAAGGACCCGACTTACAGCATTCTCGAAGAAACCCACGCCAAATTCTCAAATCTCTCGATCAAGGGTAAATCAAAGGCTCGGTTAGTGTCTGGTTTACCTGAAAGAAATCTATGTTAATGGGTTCTTCCATTTgtctttaaattttgaattagtCTATGATTAATGTGTGATTAAGGGTTGGAATTGAAATGGGTATTGTTCGATTTGCAGAATTGTTAAGGATAATGATGTCGGTAGTGAAGCAGAAGTTGATGGACAGGAGGTGGTTGTGCCTGAGCTGGACGAGAAGGATagacaaagctttgaaaatgtTCAAAAGATTATTGAAGGTTAGCCCAGAAATTTAAGTACCAATGTGGTTCTGTGAATTGTGGGCTAATTTAGGTCAATAAGATGTCAATTTGGCCCAATCGATTGCGAAAATGCACAAATGTGGTCGTTGTCAGTTTTGATAAGTTTGGTTTCTGTTCTTCTCAAAATAAGTTTGGTTTCTGTGTGATTGTTTGGTGGCAGCTAGACAGATTGAGAAACTGAAAGTGGAGCAATGTAAGCTGTACCTTAGGAAGAACGGGTTGAGACTCACCGGAAATAAAGACACGCTTATTCTGCGCATTAAGGAGCATTTAGAGTAATTTCAGCCACTTTGGTAGCTTTTGGAGATCTGAGTTTTTTTTCTCCCCATTTCTGAAGTTTGCTTGTGTTTTTGCAGGATTTTGAATGGTGGGGGTGAGAAGAAGTACCCGGCATCtacctttgttttgaattgtaAAGGTATATAATTGATAAGTTTATGGCATATTGTTATTACCATCATTATTATCTTTGGTCCAAAGGCCATGTGTCAAAACAAGGATTGTTCCCTGCTGCCCGAAAATCCTAAGGTCATCTTTTCAATGATATCATTCATTCTGTATGTTGAATTTGCTTTCACTGAGAGGGGTGTACTGAACATTTTTCATTCCTCTATGTTTAACAACTGAAGAGTAATGTGACCATGTCCAGGGGATGCATGCACTGGTGATGTCGTCATGTTTGAACAACATGTTTATGAAATGTAAGCCGTTGTTTGTATTTGTGttcttttgtttccttttacaATTGGAGATAAACTGGAACAGCATTTGCTCTTTGTTTAAAAATGGGAACTGTTGGAATATGATCGAAGTATTTTCTAGTTGATTTGAAGCGGCCTGAACTATTATCTTTCTCATTAAGACAGGGAATTAGGATGAAGTGAATGTTCATTATCTGTGCTGCTATTCTCTATTCCACTAGCCGCACAAATTGTTACCGTGTGCATTGGTATTCTATTCTTAATCTTTTCTTATTTTGCAGGTTTGACATAGCATCGCGGAGTGGAAAAGGCCCTCCATGTGGAACAAGGATTGTTGCAGGTAGGATTGTGAAAGAAAGCTATGGAGCTGCTAAACAGCAGCACACCTTTACAGTGAGTCAAAGTATCTTATGATTTTTGTTAACGAGGTGCATATGTATTTTTAGATTGAAATAGAGCTTGCATGAAATTAGAGTGGATGGAAAGTAATAAGCACCAGATTTTTAGCTGACTCCAGATTCGTAGCTAGACACCTAGAACTCAATAAGCAAGttcttattttcatatgctaaaAGTGCTGTTTTTGTAAATGCTGAGCAGATTGAAGTACTCTGGAGCAAAGGGGAGAAACCACTTCCTCCACTCCATCCCCTCCTAATTAAGGGCCGGAACCTGTACCGGTTGAAAACTTTGAGACAGGTCTGCTCTAAGCAACTTCTGTTCCTTTGTCATCGTTGTCATTGGTAACCATTTTTAAGATAATTAAATCTTGCTGTCAACTGTAGAAATGGGAAGATGAAGGGGAGAGGCAGAAAGTCTTGATGGAAAAGCACTCTAGGGGATCTCTTGCTAGGTCTGACAGGGAAGCACGGGTCCAAGAGAAGGAAATGAGGAAAGTGCTCAAGACAAATCGGTATTAGATCTGATTGCACTAGAAACTAGTTTTTATGTCTGTATTTACTAATTTGTCCCACTTCACTCATCCGTGTTGTCGTTTCTGCACTTCAGGGTTTCAAGAAAGGGAGGACCGAAAAAGAACGAGTCTCAGTTGAACTCAACCTCGGTGCTGAAATCATCTCATCAACCTCAACAATCTGTTTCATTTGTTAACTCAGCAAACCTACATCAACCAGTTGGTATATCAGTTGGTTCAGGAAACATGAAAGCGGGAGCTCAGCAGTTGGGATTGTTTTCTCATTCATCAAAACCAGCAACTCAACCTCACCAATCAGAATCTACTGCCTATTCACAAAAACCAGCCCCAGGACCTCCAGCTATAAGCTCGGGCTTTTTTGTTGATTCCAGAAAAGTGACATTTCAGCCTCAACTGAGAAGGAACACTACAATGCAAGATAGGTATTTCAACCAAGCTTCTCAGAACTTGGATACGAGTACAAATCCAAACAACATACAAAGAGTGTATAATAGAACCGGAGAGGCTCTGGTTAACATCTATGACAACAAATCCAATGCTCATACTGTCCAAGGAATTTCATTCCAGGGTCATCAAAGACAGCCGTTGGCAAGTGTAAACCACTTCCTTCCCACGAGTCCGCGAGGGCAAAAGCTGATGTGCCGACATTATGCTCAGGGTCGATGTTACTATGGAGAAAGACGCAAGTTTTctcatgaaaatgaagtgaggGAAGAGAGGTGGTCCCAGCAGCAAAGTTACTACGGAGAGAGATGCAAGTTTTctcatgaaaatgaagtgaggGAAGAGAGGTGGTCCCAGCTGCAAAGTTACTACGGAGAGAGATGCAAGTTTTctcatgaaaatgaagtgaggGAAGAGAGGTGGTCTCAGCAGCAAAGTTACTACGGAGAGAGATGCAAGTTTTctcatgaaaatgaagtgaggGAAGAGAGGTGGTCTCCGCAGCAAAGTTACTACGGAGAGAGATGCAAGTTTTctcatgaaaatgaagtgaggGAAGAGAGGTGGTCTCCGCAGCAAAGTTACTACGGAGAGAGATGCAAGTTTTctcatgaaaatgaagtgaggGAAGAGAGGTGGCCTCCGCAGCAAAGGAATTTTGAGTTATCATGGAGACAGCGGCAAATTTTccatgaaaatgaagtgaggGAAGAGAGGTGGTCTCCGCAGCAAAGTTACTACGGAAAGAGATGCAAGTTTTctcatgaaaatgaagtgaggGAAGAGAGGTGGCCTCCGCAGCAAAGGAATTTTGAGTTATCATGGAGACAGCGGCAAATTTTCCAATGAAATGAGAGAGAATTACAGGTGCCTCACGTGCAAAGGTGGTTTTAGAGGAAGCAATAGCGGTTCTGGAGGAACATAGTGATTGAATGAACATGAGAAATCTAGCTCAACTAGTTCAATTTTGTTGATATTATTTTGTTTCTCTGTGACTGGTGAACAACGTTTTGGTGAAGCTCAGTAGCTTCCGAGATATGTGGTTCCCGCTATTTTGCTGCAATTGAAACAGCTCTTTTCGTTGTTCCTTGTTATACTAACCGTGAAGTCTCCTGTTGAAGCTTTTAGTTGTGCACCATCTTTTAGATACAAGTATCAAATACCATATGCTTTGATTTTTTCATAAGCATCAAAATATCTCAAGGGATTCTTTTGCCTACTGCAACTGCATCTGATCACAGTTCCCACTCGAAGTTTGCTTGCTGGAGCTGCTGCACCTAGTAACAACTCAAACCACTCTATTGCTCAAGACGGTTAACGGTCTGTCAAGTAGGAATCACTTCCGCTCGCAAGGGCTTTTGGTGGAAGTGCTTTTGCTAGaagcacaaaaaaattaaatatcacAGTTCTGTTGCAAAATCATGTCCCATTTCTTATTTGAAACATTGTTGAAAGCGCTTCATTAttcaaaaaatggaaaaatagaAAGTAAACCCTAAAGCCAACATGTCTGGGCCCCACATATATAATTTTACCtaataattttcttaaaaaGGGACAAAATGATCAGATATTCGCTCAGTCCCAAAAACAGAACTAGTCGATCAAGCACGGTTCTCCGTTTCTCTCATCCAAAATTCAGCAAAGAATTTAACCAGCAACAAATCAGGGTTTTGCAAATTTCAACTCACAGGTTAGTCTGTGTTGGTTTGAGTGGATGGATCATCATGCTTTCTTTGTCTAATGGATTTCAAGCAGCTCTCTTAATTGTTTTAGTGCTAATTCTGAAGTTTCATGCTGTTCTGCATATATTTTTGAGGCAGGAAAATCTAAAATTCAGGAGTTTCTGAATATTTGACATTTTAGGATTGTTTTAGCGTAATATGTTTCATCAAACAATGAGATTCCAAGTGAATATACGTTTTTGTAGTTGTCAGTGATTATATGGTGGATTGCTCGAAATCTAGGAGttgtaaatgtttatgtttcCAGGATAAATGGCATCCGAACCCGTCAATGTGAATGAGTACCAAGAATTGGCTAGGCAAGCCCTTCCGAAAATGTACTATGATTTTCACACTGGGGGAGCTGAGGACCAGCACACGCTAAAAGAGAACGTTGAAGCATTTCGCAGAATCACGTAAATGTTTAGTTCTACTGCTGCTAAATGCTCGAAAATATGGTATAATTACATGAGTGATACCTGTGTCTTTGTTCCAGGTTGCGGCCTAGAATTCTCGTTGATGTTAGCAGAATAGATATGTCAACTACCGTATTGGGTTACAAAATTTCAGCGCCTATAATGCTTGCTCCTACTTCTATGCATCAGTTAGCTCACCCCGAAGGTCTAAAATCTAAACTGCCTTCCAAAGAGTTCTCCGTTGAGATTGGTTTAGGATACTAATTTCTACCAGCTCTTTTATATCGAATACAGGAGAGGTTGCCACTGCTAGAGCAGCAGCTGCATGTAACACCATAATGGTATTCTATGAGTTACGACATGCATTGAGCGAATATGCGTTGTTTGGTATATAAATTGTAGTATTTTTCGTTGTAGATTTTGTCCAGTATATCTAGCTGCACTGTGGAGGAGGTTGCTTCCAGCTGCAATTCTGTTCGGTTCTTTCAACTATATGTATTTTTTCACTCTTCAgctcaattttgttttacagtaatatttctttttatttccttcatttttaaGTCTCTATCCTGCCTATCAGATCTCAAGCTGTCAAACGGTACCCTTTGTTTGAACAGGTTTTCAAGAGGCGAGATATATCAGCTCAGATAGTTCGCAGAGCTGAAGAAAATGGATACAAGGCTATTGTCCTAACGGTTGATGCTCCCAGACCTGGTCGAAGAGAGGCAGACATAAAGAATAAGTTTGTCAACCcccatttttttctttgattgttATTTCTCCATGCTTTGTAATTTGTTGCTTTTAAAGTATGATTGGAAAGGGAACTTTTCTGTATAATATATCATGTCGAATGTTGTTCTGTTAAATCTTATGTGGTACATCGAATTATATCTTGTGCATCTCGATTGAAACATGATTGTGACAACTGCTGCAGAATGGTAGCACCTCAATTGAGGAATTTCGAAGGCCTTATATCAACCAAAGTAGACACTGTGAGTGAAATAGTTAAATCCTGAACACCTTAGTCCAAATGTGCAATGTTTCTCAGCTGTATCATCCAAGTGAAAGGTTCGTTTTCTCCACACGCATGACACTTTTTCTGCAGGATAAGGGGTCGAACTTGGAAGCTTTTGCCAAAGGGGCCTATGATGCTTCTCTGTGCTGGGAGGTATAAATCAGTAGACTCGTCTGATTGCGTTTTCATATGCTTGTAGACAATCTGTTAGAGAACTTATTATGTGCCGATGTGCTAGGTGGTTTCCTTCTTCTTGAATGCTTAGTTATTGCGTTGTTGGCGTGTGCAGGACATAGGATGGCTGAAATCTATCACAAACTTGCCAATTCTAATCAAGGGGGTACTCACTCATGAAGATGGTAACTGATGATCAAGGCTCCATATTTTGATATCTTACCTTCTGTACATATAAAACTCAAACCGAAAGATCTAGAAGATGTTTTCTAATTCTTCACGAATCCAAAACAGGGCGTGCTTTTTGTTACTCAAACAACCCCATGTTTGAGATACATTGGTTCGATTGTTTAAGTTGACGTACCCCCAATTATCCCTTCTGAATGCCTGTTGTTTTACCATATTTCAGCAAGAAAGGCTGTGGAAGTAGGTGTTGCTGGCATTGTTGTCTCGAACCATGGAGCCCGCCAACTCGATTATACTCCCTCCACTATTTCTATCCTggaagaggtgcaactctatctCTACTTCATCATTTTTTTCTGGCGTAACTTGTTAAGACACGAAAATGGTGTAACTTCCACATTAGAAAcgtgcaaattttttttttgctgttacAAGCTGACTCGAAAACTTCGTAAGAATGTTCAATCACCATATTCTATCCATAATGTATTCAGGTGGTTCATGCTGTTGGAGGAAAAGTTCCTATTCTTTTCGATGGAGGAGTACGCCGAGGAACAGACGTGTTCAAGGCGTTAGCTCTTGGTGCACAAGCTGTCCTTGTAAGAATCATATCCACCACATTGCTTATCAATCTCCTCATATGTTTCCTTAAACTGCTTCTACTATTGTGGCTTTTCTCATTGATCAATGCACATCTTACTGAAGGTGGGAAGGCCTGTTGTCTACGGCCTTGCAGCAGACGGAGAACGGGGAGTGAGGCGGGTGATTGAAATGCTGAAGAACGAGTTTGAGCTCACAATGGCCCTTTCTGGCTGTCCTAGCATCAGGGATATCACCAGGAGCCATGTGAAAACAGAAAGTGATAAACTCCATTCAATGCTCTAATTTAATGTACCGAAAGTGATTTCCGCACACCTATTTTCTTTTCCTCAACGCCCCTATGTATTTCCCTCCTctggattgaataaatcaaaagtGTGCCGAAggagaaaataatattatgcAGAGACGTGGATGGAGTGAAATCATCAGTAAACTGCAGATTCTAAAACTAGCTGTCGTAATTTAACTTTCTTAAAGACAAGACTCGTATGAAAAAACTCCACTTCTATTCGATTTTCTTTAGCTTTGGTCTCatttgtttatattatttttctcctTCTCATTCGTTTATATGATTGATTGCTTTACGTATAAGTTAACTTAAATCGTTTGGTTTCTAGTCTCATATTGGTTAATCGCTTCGATGTTAGATTTTATCAAACCGTGGCAACGTACCAAATCTCTGAGGAGCAGTTTATACCTAAATAATCAATCATAACAATAAATGGTATCAAGttagaagaaaaattgaaaagtaaatttttttcaatttaaaccATGATGTCAATGCATAGAGAATTTTAGGTCAATTTACCATCCAAGTTGCTttcaccatttaattgcatttcAAGAGTCATTATCTTTAGATGtagccaaaaaagaaaaaacaaatcttCTTTACACATGACGGTGTGACGTCATTTTACATACAAACGTTATAATTCGAACTGTTTATTCATTTATAGATGATCTTTACATGATGGCAAAAAGAATGACTGATTCCGTATATAACGTTTGTACAATGAAACGAGGTTACGTTGTCGTGTAAAAAAAATGTATCTTCACACGCAGACTGTTATCCTTAAAATATCAAGAGTGGCCACTAGCGAAAAGAAAAGTTCACTTTTGAACAAAAATTGGCCAAACACGCATTTCATGATTCTATGCTCTTCCACTTTCTCAGGCCCCATTCAGCAACTAAGTTTCCAACTCTCAAATAAGTTTCATCAGTTCATACTGCACTGCGATTACTATACAGGGGGAGCTGAGGACGAGCACATGCTACAGGAGAACGTTGAAGCATTTTGCAGAATCATGTAAACTGCCTGCTGATGTTTACTGTAAAGTAGTGCAGAATAATATTACGCGACCGACTGATTCGTGTGTTTTGTTCCGGGTCGCGGCCTAGATTTTTTGTCGAAGTTAGCTGAATATACATGTCAAATATTGTGTTGGGGTACAAAATCTCGGCGCCGATAATGATTGCTCATACTACAAGGCAGCAGCCAGCTCACCCCGAAGATCTAAAATCTATATACCGCCTTTCAAGAGTTCTCTGTTGAGATTGGGTTAGGACACTAAT
This window harbors:
- the LOC126583257 gene encoding 3-oxoacyl-[acyl-carrier-protein] synthase II, chloroplastic-like translates to MASPSARIPSACLSSAHEKDHPMRSSMFQSPKRKFQQARRKKLILKCSYGVGVDSASNLSSCLDFEPCDKYYNFKVMYDSLAFFGSKTMSRTGRRMHMNGVVHSGKAIAMPVQNAEEVTTNKKLLTKQRRVVVTGLGVVTPLGHDPDVFYNSLLEGISGISKIETFDCAQFPTRIAGEIKSFLTDGWVSPKIAKRADKFMLYLITAGKKALADSGVTEEVNRNLDKSRCGVIIGSALGGMKVFNDGIEALRISYKKMNPFCIPFSTTNMGSAMLAMDLGWMGPNYSISTACATSNFCMLNAAYHISRGETDLMLCGGSEAAIIPIGLGGFLACKALSQRNSEPTKASCPWDINRDGFVIGEGAGVLLLEELEHAKRRGAKIYAEFLGGSFTCDAYHMTEPHPDGTGVALCIEKALAQSGVNREDVNYINAYATSTPTGDLKEYRALIRCFGNNPELRVNSTKSMIGHLLGASGAVEAVATIKAIQTGSIHPNINLENPDESVDMNVLVGPKNEKLDIKVALSNSFGFGGHNSSVLFAPYKS